The Flammeovirga agarivorans DNA window ATCAGAAACCGCTAGAGGCTCTTCCAATACATTAATTTCATTAGTGTGAATTAACTTTACATCAGTGATTTGATCAGAGTTTTTCAAATACAAACGAAACTCAAAAGCTTGATCAATACTTTCAAAATGAAAAGGTAACGTCTTTTCATTTCGGTGTCTTCTGTTTTGAATGATACCGTGAGTAGAGAGATAATTAATGGAAGTGTCTCCATGAATCTCAATATCTCTTATAAAATTTAAAGCTTTCTGTGCCTTAGCTTCCAATGTTGAGAAAAAAATAAGTACAGCAGAAAAAAATACTAGACGTAAATTCAAATTCATGTGTTAGACTTCAACTTATTAAAGTTAAAGGGCTCTATTTAATGTGTTCTAAAAAAGCTAGACTATCACTATTCGATTGAAAAATCATGCCTTTTTTTACCTCTTCAATTTATTAAACGTTAATATGAAATGAAAAAAAAGTTTGACTAATTTTCAATGATACAAAGTTAAAGTAATACTAATCATTTTTTAGAATATGAATATGAAACATATTTGAATTACAAGAAAGATTTACTTTTTTATACAATTTTAAAGTAATTAATCCATCACTAAATTAAACTTCGAAATGAATGAAATTAAACCAATCGATTTAAATTTTCTTGGTAACGAAGAAGCCATTGCCTCTTACGTTATTCAAACCTCAGAAGGACCAGCATTAATTGAAACCGGTCCATATAGTACATTTCCTGTACTTGAAAAGGCCTTAAATAAAATTGATATTAAGGTAACTGACATCAAACATGTATTTATAACTCATATCCATTTGGATCATGCTGGAGCTGCATGGAAGTTTGCCGAACATGGAGCTAATATATATTTACACCCCTTTGGAGTACGTCATATGGCAAATCCTGCGAAACTTATGGCTTCTGCAAAAATGATTTATAAAGACGATATGGATCGATTATGGGGAGAAATGAATGAAATTCCCGAAAAACAATTGATTTCTCCCGAACATGGAGAGAAAATTGTAATAGGAAATACAGATTTTACTGCATGGTACACTCCAGGACATGCCAATCATCATATTGCTTGGCAAGTAGGAGACGGTTTATTTACAGGAGATGTTGCAGGAGTGAAAATTGGTAATGGCCCAGTGGTGGCTCCATGCCCTCCTCCAGACATCAATTTAGAGAAGTGGCAAACGTCAATAGATTTAATTCGAGAAATTTCTCCGAGTAAATTATACTTAACTCATTTCGGTGTCGTTACTGATGTAAGTAATCATCTTATTGCGCTTGAAGAAGACTTGTACAAAGTTGCTGAAATTGTTAATGAATACCGAAAATTGAATTATTCTCAACAAAAAATGGAAGAACTTTTTACAAATTTTGTAAAAAATGAATTAATTGTACTAGGTTTGGATCAGATTGCGTTAAACCAATATGAAGCTGCAAACCCACCCTTCATGAGTGTGGCGGGGTTATTGCGATATTGGGATAAGAAAAACTAGTAATTCTAATAGATTAAACAAAGAATGGAAATTTTTTTAGGTCTACTCATCATTTTTATTGCGTGTATTGTCATTTGGAAAGCTTGTGATGGTTTCGAAGATGCGTCCGGGTATTTAGGCAGAAACATGAAAGGAGGAGTTAAAGGGGCAACAATAGATGCAATTGGTAGTTCTATGCCTGAGTTGTTTACAACATTTTTCTTCTTGGTGATTGCAGGAGATGCTACAGGTTTTGCTAGTGGTATTGGTACTACATCTGGTAGTGCTGTATTTAATATCATGATTATTCCTGCTGCTGTAATAATTAGTGTTATCGTCCTGAATAGAAAGGTGAAATATATTACTGTTAACCCTAAAGTTATTCTTAGAGATGGTATAGCTCTAATGTTGGCAATTCTTTGTTTGATTATTTTCGTATCTGAAAAGGAATTAACATGGAAACATGGTGCATTTCTTATGTCTTTATATGTTGTTTATGTTCTTTCATTAGTATTTATTAAAATTGATAATGAAGGGGATGAACATGAAGAATATGAATACGAAGAAGGTGAAGGTGGTCGATTAAGCGCACTTTTGAAATTGGATCTATCACATGCAATTATGGGTAACAATGCCATGAACTCATCTAGAGCTTGGGTATTACTTATTCTTTCAACATCTATAGTAGGTGGTGCATGTCATTTTCTAGTAACAGGGTGTGAGTTGTTAGGTCAAGGTATGGGTTGGGATATGTACATTGTTGCATTAATTTTTGCTGCAGCAGCTACATCAGTGCCTGATACTATTATCTCTGTAAAGAGTGCGAATAATGGTGCTTATAACGATGCCATTTCAAATGCATTAGGAAGTAATATTTTTGATATTTGTTTCGCCTTAGGTATGCCATTAACGGTGTACACATTAATGACAGGGGAATCTATTAAAATGTCAGGAGAGGCTTCTGAAATGGATTTTATTGGTCAGTTTAGAATCATCTTATTGTTCTTAACATTTGCAGCCATGATGATCTTCTATATTGGAGCAAAGAGAAAGAAATTAGGAGCTAAAAGTGGATACCTACTGATACTGATGTATGTAGTATTTATCGGATATACTTTAGCTTACACATACAATGCATCATGGATGCAACCTTTCCAAGAGGTGTTTATTGATATCAATAACTTCTTAATAAGCTTGAATCCATTCCATAAAGCATAATAGAAATTATTATTAACTAAAGCACCACCCGATTCAATTCAGGTGGTGCTTTTTTATTTTCAATACTTGATATGATCACAATAGAGGAAGCTAAATTACCGTCAATTGAACAGATAACTTCATTATATAAATTAAATGGATGGAGTGCTGCCGATAAACCTGAGCATTTATTTAAGGCGCTACAAAACTCACACACTTTGGTTACAGCTTGGGAAGATGAACAATTAATTGGCTTAGGAAATGCAATATCTGATAGTTACTTGGTTGTTTACTTTCCACACCTTCTTGTTCATCCAAGTTTTCAAGGTAAAGGAGTGGGGAAGTTATTAATGGAAAAACTCATGAGTAAATATGAAGGTTTCCATATGCAAATGTTGACATCAGATGCAGAAGCAGTAGAATTTTATCAGAAAATGGGCTTTAGAAAAGCTGGCGATACTGTTCCAATGTGGATTTATGACGGATTAGAGCATTAAATGATGCTATTGTACTCTAGAATTGGAAATAAATAAAAGGTTGTATATCTGCTGATCTACTTTGAAATAATATAAATCCAATAAAGAATAGAAATGCAGCTTTTGCAAAATCAGGCATTGTGATAAATTCAATCGCCAATGTATCCTTCCACTTTTGTGGTATCCAATGGATGAAATACCCAAACGCCATGACTAAGAAAACCAATTTATAGGCTGAAATCACTTCCCAAGCAAGAGATAAATCCAAGTTCGTGAATATCTGATTTATCATACTTTCGGCATGTTGCATGTCTTCTGCTCTAAAGTAAATCCATGCATAACAAACAAAATGGAAAGTGAAAATTGTGCTTATAACATTGAAAATCTTGTTGTTAGTAAACCTCTTGCCAACAATTTCTAGCCATAGTTTATGCAGAGCCAATCCACAACCATGAAGCATACCCCAAATGATAAAACGGAAATGTGCTCCATGCCATAAACCACCTAACAGCATAGTTATTATGAGGTTGATGTAGGTTCTTACTTTCCCTTTTCTATTACCACCTAAAGGGATATAAAGATAATCTCGAAGGAAGGAAGAAAGAGAAATGTGCCATCTTCTCCAAAAGTCTGTAATATCAGTGGCTTTGTATGGGGAGTTGAAGTTTAGAGGTAGCTTAAATCCTAATAAAACGGCAACACCAATAGCGATATCCGTATACCCAGAGAAATCACAATAGATCTGAATAGCATAACCATAGGCAGCCATAAGGTTTTCAAATCCAGAATAAGACCAAGGGGATTCGAAAATTCTATCGACAAAATTGATGGAGATATAATCAGAGATTAAGATTTTCTTTGTTAATCCTCCTGCAATTAAGAACAATGCATGTCCAAACTCACTTTCAGTAACTCTATAATTGTTGTGTATCTGAGGAATAAATTCCGATGCTCTCACAATTGGACCTGCTACTAATTGTGGGAAGAAACTAACAAATAGTGCAAAGTCCCAGATATTATCTACAGGTTTAATGTCACCTCTATAGATATCTACAGAGTAGCTAATAGTTTGGAAAGTATAAAAAGAGATACCAATAGGTAGAAAAATATTGGAGGTGTCCATAGCAGTACCAAATATTCCATTGATCATGGCTGCTAAATAGTTTTCTGGTTCCAACTCAATATGGAAAAGCGTATTAATTCCTTCCGCGAAGAAGAAAGTATACTTAAAATAGGCAAGGAGACTAAGGTTAATGAAGGCACTTAGAAATACAAGTCTTTTCCTGTTTGCTTTATTATTGGAATGGAAAATGGCACTCCCTATGTAATAATCTACAACGGTGGAAAATAAAAGAAGTACGAAGTAGAATCCACTAGACATATAATAGAAATACAAACTTGCTAGCAACAATAAGAAGTTTCTTGCAGTGATATTTTTATATATGAATTGATAAACGATGATAATAGTACCAAAAAGCACCCAAAAGATTACTTGGGTAAATAATAGTGGACTATTTTCATGATATGTAACTAATTCTAACATCTAATTAACCCTCTCAAAAAATAATGGCTTAAAAAATCTCCTAACGAATTTACATGCTTTTCTTTTATTAGTATTGATTTTAACTAAAGAATTTTTCATCATTCGATGATTTGTTTGAATTATCAACCTTCTTGGTTTATCTTCAATAATATTTTTTGGAGGTAAATACTATATGGCTAAAAAGGTAAAGACAGCTTATTTTTGTCAAAATTGTGGGCATGAATCCCCGAAATGGCAGGGCAAGTGTCCTACATGTAACGAGTGGAATACATTCGTAGAAGAAGTTCTTCAAGATGAAGCACCTAAAAAAGGTGATTGGAGAATGAGTAAATCTGAGAATAAAGGTGGGTATGTGAATGCAAAAGCGGAAACATCAAAACCAATTAAAATAAATGAGGTAACATTCGAAAAAGAACCTAGAATTGTGACTCTCGACGAAGAGTTAAATAGAGTTCTTGGAGGTGGAATTGTACAAGGTTCAGTCGTAATGATTGGTGGAGAACCTGGTATTGGTAAATCTACATTAATGCTTCAGATTGCCTTATCTCTGAAAGATAAGCAGGTACTTTATGTATCTGGAGAGGAGAGCGGACAACAAATCAGACAAAGAGCGGAAAGAATTCCGTACTCATCTGAAGAAACTTATGTTTTGACAGAAACTGATACCTCAAAAATCTTTGCTCATATTGAAAAGATGACTCCCGATGTTTTGGTGATCGATTCTATTCAAACGTTGGTATCTCCGTTTTTAGAGCAAGCGGCTGGAAGTGTATCACAAGTGAAAGAATGTGCAGCAGAATTAATCAAATTCGCAAAAGATACAGGTACGCCGGTACTAATGATTGGACATATAACCAAGGAAGGAAGTTTAGCAGGGCCAAAAGTTTTAGAACATATGGTAGATACTGTACTTCAATTTGAAGGTGACCGTCATATGAGTTATCGAATATTACGTACTGCAAAAAATAGATTTGGATCCACTTCAGAGCTTGGGATATATGAAATGGTCACTACAGGGTTGCGTCAAGTAAGTAATCCTTCTGAAATTTTACTTTCACAACGTGATGATGGATTAAGTGGCGTCGCTATTGGTACAGTAATGGAAGGGAATAGACCGTTATTAGTAGAGATACAATCTTTAGTATCTCCTTCTGTATATGGTAACCCTCAAAGGTCATCTACAGGTTTTGATGCAAAAAGGTTAAATATGCTCCTTGCTGTATTAGAAAAAAGATCAGGATATAAATTAAACTTTTCTGATGTATTTTTAAATGTTACGGGAGGACTTAGGGTAGAAGATCCCGCTATTGATTTAGCAGTAGCTGTTTCTTTGGTATCTTCATTTGAAGATATTGCTATTGAATCAACTACTTGTTTTGCAGCAGAAGTAGGACTTGGAGGAGAAATAAGAGCCGTATCTAGAATTGAAAATAGGATTTCTGAAGCAGAAAAATTAGGCTTCAAAGAAATGTTTATTTCAAAATACAATACTAAAGGGTTAGATCTTTCAAAAATTAAGATGAAAGTAATACCTGTTGGAACAATAGCGGAGCTTGCTGAAAAATTATTCACATAGAAAGAAATTTATGAGAAAATCGATTCTGATATATTTATGTTTTGTCTTAGGAATGTCAATGTCTTTCGGACAAAATAGAGGTAAAGCACAAAAGAACTATATGAAGGCCGAAGAGGCAATTCAACAACGACAAATAGGAGAAGCAAAGATTTTTCTTGAAAAGTCAATCGCTGCCGATACCACATTTGGAGATAGTTTTTACTTATTAGCTTATCTAAATATATTAGAAAGGGATTATCAGAAATCAAGGGCATTATACAAAAGACTAATGCTTTGCTGTGATAAAGAACCTAAATTCGCTTTAGCACACCTTTCCTTGGCACAATACGAATGGTCAGAGGGAAATTATGCTAAAGCGAAACAGTTTTGCTTATCGTATCTAGACTTTAGACCTTCTAGTAAGGAGTACAAGGAAAAAAGAATTGCGAATAAGATTATAGCATCTTGTGATTATGCGATGGCGAATATGCAACATGAGTTGCCTTATAGTCCTGTATCGTTAGGCGATTCAGTCAATAAATTAGATCAACAATATTTTCCTGCTATAACGGCTACTGGTAATGAATTATATTTCACTGCTAGAACATATAAATCAGACGAGAACATTTATCGATCAGAGAAAATTGATGGAGAATGGGCCTCTCCAGAAATAGTTAGAGAACTAAGTACAAAGTTTAATGAAGGAACATGTACCATCTCTGCTGATGGATCATTTATGATTTTTACTTCTTGTGAATCTACCAGAGAATTGCCTGGATACGGAAGTTGCGATTTATTTATGGCCAAAAAAGTAGGCGACCATTGGTTAAAACCAAAAAATCTTGGCCCACATATTAATTCTAGAGATTGGGAGTCGCAGCCTTCACTATCAGCTGATGGTAGAACTTTATACTTTGTTTCTGATAGAAAAGGAGGAATTGGGAAAAAAGATATATGGGTTTCTCATCTTGTTGATGGGGCATGGACAACTGCTAAGAATTTAGGAGATGTTGTGAATACTATGGAGGACGATATTTCTCCTTACATCCACTCTAATGGTAAAACACTTTACTTCTCATCTGAAGGTCATTTAGGCTTTGGAGGATTAGATATTTTTAAAACAGATCAAAAAAGTCCTGCGCTTTGGACAAAACCAGTAAACATAGGTTATCCTTTAAATGATCATCGTGACCAAGTATCGTTAATTGTTTCTGCAGATGGTTCTAAAGGCTATTTTTCAAAAGAGATTTTAGCACCTGATGGAAAGAGAAGCAGTAAAATTGTGACTTTTGACGTTCCTGAAGAAGTACAACCTGATGCGTTGAGTAGTTATCTTGAAGGTGTTGTTTATGATGCAGTCACAAAAGCACCTTTAAAAGCAGAGTTGGAGCTTAAAAGATTAGAAAGTGATGAGACAGAATCGAGAGTAATGTCCGATTCAGAATCTGGAAAATATCTAATCGTGTTA harbors:
- a CDS encoding sodium:calcium antiporter — its product is MEIFLGLLIIFIACIVIWKACDGFEDASGYLGRNMKGGVKGATIDAIGSSMPELFTTFFFLVIAGDATGFASGIGTTSGSAVFNIMIIPAAVIISVIVLNRKVKYITVNPKVILRDGIALMLAILCLIIFVSEKELTWKHGAFLMSLYVVYVLSLVFIKIDNEGDEHEEYEYEEGEGGRLSALLKLDLSHAIMGNNAMNSSRAWVLLILSTSIVGGACHFLVTGCELLGQGMGWDMYIVALIFAAAATSVPDTIISVKSANNGAYNDAISNALGSNIFDICFALGMPLTVYTLMTGESIKMSGEASEMDFIGQFRIILLFLTFAAMMIFYIGAKRKKLGAKSGYLLILMYVVFIGYTLAYTYNASWMQPFQEVFIDINNFLISLNPFHKA
- a CDS encoding MBOAT family O-acyltransferase, which encodes MLELVTYHENSPLLFTQVIFWVLFGTIIIVYQFIYKNITARNFLLLLASLYFYYMSSGFYFVLLLFSTVVDYYIGSAIFHSNNKANRKRLVFLSAFINLSLLAYFKYTFFFAEGINTLFHIELEPENYLAAMINGIFGTAMDTSNIFLPIGISFYTFQTISYSVDIYRGDIKPVDNIWDFALFVSFFPQLVAGPIVRASEFIPQIHNNYRVTESEFGHALFLIAGGLTKKILISDYISINFVDRIFESPWSYSGFENLMAAYGYAIQIYCDFSGYTDIAIGVAVLLGFKLPLNFNSPYKATDITDFWRRWHISLSSFLRDYLYIPLGGNRKGKVRTYINLIITMLLGGLWHGAHFRFIIWGMLHGCGLALHKLWLEIVGKRFTNNKIFNVISTIFTFHFVCYAWIYFRAEDMQHAESMINQIFTNLDLSLAWEVISAYKLVFLVMAFGYFIHWIPQKWKDTLAIEFITMPDFAKAAFLFFIGFILFQSRSADIQPFIYFQF
- a CDS encoding MBL fold metallo-hydrolase, whose protein sequence is MNEIKPIDLNFLGNEEAIASYVIQTSEGPALIETGPYSTFPVLEKALNKIDIKVTDIKHVFITHIHLDHAGAAWKFAEHGANIYLHPFGVRHMANPAKLMASAKMIYKDDMDRLWGEMNEIPEKQLISPEHGEKIVIGNTDFTAWYTPGHANHHIAWQVGDGLFTGDVAGVKIGNGPVVAPCPPPDINLEKWQTSIDLIREISPSKLYLTHFGVVTDVSNHLIALEEDLYKVAEIVNEYRKLNYSQQKMEELFTNFVKNELIVLGLDQIALNQYEAANPPFMSVAGLLRYWDKKN
- the radA gene encoding DNA repair protein RadA, whose amino-acid sequence is MAKKVKTAYFCQNCGHESPKWQGKCPTCNEWNTFVEEVLQDEAPKKGDWRMSKSENKGGYVNAKAETSKPIKINEVTFEKEPRIVTLDEELNRVLGGGIVQGSVVMIGGEPGIGKSTLMLQIALSLKDKQVLYVSGEESGQQIRQRAERIPYSSEETYVLTETDTSKIFAHIEKMTPDVLVIDSIQTLVSPFLEQAAGSVSQVKECAAELIKFAKDTGTPVLMIGHITKEGSLAGPKVLEHMVDTVLQFEGDRHMSYRILRTAKNRFGSTSELGIYEMVTTGLRQVSNPSEILLSQRDDGLSGVAIGTVMEGNRPLLVEIQSLVSPSVYGNPQRSSTGFDAKRLNMLLAVLEKRSGYKLNFSDVFLNVTGGLRVEDPAIDLAVAVSLVSSFEDIAIESTTCFAAEVGLGGEIRAVSRIENRISEAEKLGFKEMFISKYNTKGLDLSKIKMKVIPVGTIAELAEKLFT
- a CDS encoding OmpA family protein, which produces MRKSILIYLCFVLGMSMSFGQNRGKAQKNYMKAEEAIQQRQIGEAKIFLEKSIAADTTFGDSFYLLAYLNILERDYQKSRALYKRLMLCCDKEPKFALAHLSLAQYEWSEGNYAKAKQFCLSYLDFRPSSKEYKEKRIANKIIASCDYAMANMQHELPYSPVSLGDSVNKLDQQYFPAITATGNELYFTARTYKSDENIYRSEKIDGEWASPEIVRELSTKFNEGTCTISADGSFMIFTSCESTRELPGYGSCDLFMAKKVGDHWLKPKNLGPHINSRDWESQPSLSADGRTLYFVSDRKGGIGKKDIWVSHLVDGAWTTAKNLGDVVNTMEDDISPYIHSNGKTLYFSSEGHLGFGGLDIFKTDQKSPALWTKPVNIGYPLNDHRDQVSLIVSADGSKGYFSKEILAPDGKRSSKIVTFDVPEEVQPDALSSYLEGVVYDAVTKAPLKAELELKRLESDETESRVMSDSESGKYLIVLNQDEEYALFISRPGYLYQSLTFDMHNAGVDGKTLDIFLERIEKGTNITLNNIFFESNKYQLKNKSAAELEQILEFMKRNPDVAVEIAGHTDNIGTIEYNKDLSQKRAQAVVNYLISNDINASRLKAIGYGESQPISSNKTEEGRQENRRIEFIIL
- a CDS encoding GNAT family N-acetyltransferase, coding for MITIEEAKLPSIEQITSLYKLNGWSAADKPEHLFKALQNSHTLVTAWEDEQLIGLGNAISDSYLVVYFPHLLVHPSFQGKGVGKLLMEKLMSKYEGFHMQMLTSDAEAVEFYQKMGFRKAGDTVPMWIYDGLEH